Proteins from one Gimesia maris genomic window:
- the ybeY gene encoding rRNA maturation RNase YbeY, which produces MNTIDQFQIEIQNSQTHLAIDETQLKTAISFLLQSEQVNQAEISLAIVDNPTIRQLNQQYLEHDYDTDVLSFLLDCDTAMDTNQVEFRGAGRQIEGEVIVSAEMAVAMSAEYQWPAEQELLLYVIHGLLHLCGYDDLTEEELHIMRQREQQIFDHWQISIPRREE; this is translated from the coding sequence ATGAATACAATAGACCAGTTTCAGATCGAGATTCAAAACTCACAAACGCACCTTGCCATCGACGAAACACAGCTGAAAACAGCGATCAGTTTTCTGCTGCAGTCCGAACAGGTAAACCAGGCGGAAATCAGCCTGGCAATCGTCGACAATCCCACCATTCGCCAGTTGAATCAGCAATACCTGGAACATGATTACGATACTGATGTTCTGAGTTTTCTGCTGGACTGCGATACCGCAATGGATACGAACCAGGTGGAATTTCGTGGGGCAGGCAGGCAGATTGAAGGTGAAGTCATTGTCTCCGCGGAAATGGCGGTTGCGATGTCTGCAGAATACCAATGGCCCGCGGAACAGGAACTTCTGCTGTATGTGATCCACGGGTTGCTGCATTTATGCGGTTATGATGACCTTACGGAAGAAGAACTGCATATCATGCGGCAACGTGAGCAACAGATCTTCGATCACTGGCAGATCTCAATCCCCAGACGCGAAGAGTAA
- a CDS encoding HD family phosphohydrolase: MAFFGSKKSRTALAASLRDSSKLSSRLRELLSNRGTLSRLSVCLLTILILMVAVESWKAPFPYRLGMFSEHGIVANSTFKVSNPIETDRQRTQKETEVPYYFKNQPDLIDKLPGLLKEDLVRIANAKSLDELNADTRAELGLTPSRRLEQFVGQFPEEPEQTFAELKSLVSSPDSNDTKKIEDLINDFTKLITDLATYGIVNENDLIQNQIRVGDEIAIINESSDKDDKKDGKKSDHSKVTTVTKVATFDIRLPDQLSASGGVGRLFDNKAFQRLAPLKAVLTHWIYFQAPTTLTYDAQRTLKERTQARNQVEEIFDTFQRGTILVEPGQLIDDNQLALLRAEYEAREKAVPTYERVIRVTIIFLMLVVLAVLNGYHLLRNKKAVARTVSRLSIYLSVIILTIFLARLLSYDPWRAEVLPLVVTVMVFAIVYDQMMAILTALSLSLVICLSTGAALGHFVVLMSVSAVAVTSLGNVSSRSTLIKLGFGMGLTYFLVYWGINLINSQELSNGFFDQQIVWESLQGAGWCLAAGYLVAGSLPFIESLFGVVTDISLLEMSNVSHPLLQELVRRAPGTYNHSISVATIGEAAADKIGANGLLVRVAAYYHDIGKMLKPQYFIENMAQGSGSLHDNLAPAMSTLIIIGHVKDGVDLARQHNLPQPIIDFIEQHHGTTLVEYFFREAEKQADLSPDHKTDAEESSFRYPGPKPQTREAGVMMLSDAVESASRTLSDPTPKRIKSLVHSLVMKRLLDGQFNECSLTLSEINVVEESLVKSLIGIYHGRIKYPEERSA, encoded by the coding sequence ATGGCTTTTTTTGGCTCAAAGAAATCCCGAACTGCACTTGCTGCCAGTTTGCGCGATTCTTCCAAATTGAGTTCGAGATTGCGCGAATTACTGAGTAACCGGGGGACGCTCTCACGCTTGAGTGTCTGCCTGTTGACGATTCTGATTCTGATGGTGGCAGTAGAAAGCTGGAAAGCCCCGTTCCCCTATCGACTGGGCATGTTTTCCGAGCATGGGATTGTGGCCAATTCCACGTTCAAAGTCTCCAATCCGATTGAAACAGACCGGCAACGGACCCAGAAAGAGACAGAAGTTCCCTATTACTTCAAAAATCAGCCGGACCTGATCGACAAGTTGCCAGGATTGCTGAAGGAAGATCTGGTTAGGATTGCCAATGCCAAATCGCTGGATGAGCTGAATGCTGACACCCGGGCGGAACTGGGGCTCACTCCGTCCCGCCGACTGGAACAGTTTGTAGGCCAGTTTCCAGAAGAACCAGAACAGACCTTTGCCGAACTGAAATCGCTGGTCAGCAGCCCCGATTCCAATGATACTAAAAAAATTGAAGACCTGATCAATGACTTTACTAAACTGATTACAGATCTGGCTACTTATGGAATTGTGAACGAAAATGATCTGATCCAAAACCAGATCAGAGTTGGTGATGAGATTGCCATTATCAACGAAAGCTCTGATAAAGATGATAAAAAAGATGGTAAAAAAAGTGACCATAGCAAAGTTACCACAGTCACCAAAGTCGCCACTTTTGATATTCGTCTGCCTGATCAACTCTCAGCAAGCGGGGGCGTCGGCCGACTGTTCGATAACAAGGCCTTCCAACGCCTGGCCCCGCTGAAGGCAGTGCTTACGCACTGGATTTATTTCCAGGCGCCCACCACTCTGACTTACGATGCCCAGCGAACGCTCAAGGAACGGACCCAGGCAAGAAATCAGGTGGAAGAAATTTTTGACACCTTCCAGCGTGGCACGATTCTGGTGGAGCCGGGTCAGTTAATCGACGACAATCAACTTGCTTTACTGCGTGCGGAATACGAAGCCAGGGAAAAAGCCGTACCGACATATGAGCGGGTCATTCGCGTGACCATCATCTTTCTCATGCTGGTCGTCCTGGCGGTCCTGAATGGATATCATCTGCTGCGGAATAAAAAAGCGGTCGCCCGAACAGTCAGTCGGTTAAGTATCTATCTCAGCGTGATCATTCTGACCATTTTCCTGGCTCGTCTGCTTTCCTATGACCCCTGGCGCGCGGAAGTGCTGCCGCTGGTTGTGACGGTCATGGTGTTTGCGATTGTCTACGACCAGATGATGGCCATCCTGACCGCCTTGTCTTTGTCACTGGTGATTTGCCTGTCGACAGGTGCCGCACTGGGACATTTCGTCGTGCTGATGAGTGTCTCTGCCGTCGCGGTGACATCCCTGGGCAACGTCTCTTCCCGATCCACGCTGATCAAACTCGGCTTCGGGATGGGACTGACTTACTTCCTGGTCTACTGGGGGATCAACCTGATCAACAGTCAGGAACTCTCAAACGGTTTCTTTGATCAGCAGATCGTCTGGGAAAGTCTTCAAGGGGCAGGGTGGTGCCTGGCTGCTGGATATCTGGTCGCGGGCAGTCTGCCTTTTATTGAATCTCTATTCGGAGTGGTTACCGACATCAGTCTTCTGGAAATGAGCAATGTCTCACATCCGCTGCTGCAGGAACTGGTGCGTCGTGCTCCGGGGACCTATAACCATTCCATTTCTGTGGCCACAATCGGAGAAGCCGCTGCCGACAAAATTGGCGCCAACGGACTGCTGGTACGCGTTGCCGCCTATTATCATGATATCGGAAAAATGCTGAAGCCTCAGTACTTCATTGAAAATATGGCACAAGGCAGTGGGAGTCTGCACGACAACCTCGCTCCGGCGATGAGTACCCTGATTATCATCGGCCATGTCAAAGATGGCGTGGATCTGGCCCGTCAGCACAACCTGCCTCAGCCGATTATCGATTTTATTGAACAGCATCACGGGACTACGCTGGTGGAATATTTCTTCCGCGAAGCAGAAAAGCAGGCGGATCTCAGCCCGGATCACAAAACCGATGCCGAAGAGTCTTCTTTCCGGTATCCCGGTCCCAAACCGCAGACCCGGGAAGCGGGAGTGATGATGCTTTCCGACGCGGTCGAAAGTGCCAGCCGCACACTGAGTGATCCGACGCCCAAACGTATCAAATCTCTGGTACACTCTCTTGTGATGAAACGACTGCTTGACGGGCAGTTTAATGAATGCTCACTCACTTTGAGTGAAATCAATGTTGTGGAAGAATCGCTGGTAAAATCCCTGATCGGTATTTACCACGGACGTATTAAATACCCGGAAGAGCGCTCCGCTTAA
- a CDS encoding PhoH family protein: MSEATLSFSDPDQIPILLGTHDCHIRLIQDALGVDVVHRGDELRIIGDDAQIQKSLRIFSELRAIVESTKQLKSEQVQTALSNGNSSGKQSKQAPVATPSSIDLFEKTKKVHPRTPGQSDYIKNIAEHDLVFCTGPAGCGKTFLAVAMAINALRTEQVRKIVLVRPAVEAGEKLGFLPGDMLAKVNPFLRPLLDALGSLLDYDQVTRYMENDIVEVVPLAFMRGRTLDNTFIIMDEAQNSTVTQMKMFLTRMGMGSKIVVTGDISQIDLPPDVSCGMTDAINRLRNIKGVGVTQLKNEDIVRHRLVGEIVKAYQNEDTLVH; the protein is encoded by the coding sequence ATGTCAGAAGCCACTCTTTCCTTTTCTGATCCTGATCAGATTCCCATATTACTGGGCACACATGACTGTCATATACGACTCATTCAGGATGCACTGGGTGTAGACGTGGTTCATCGAGGCGATGAACTGCGAATTATCGGCGATGATGCCCAGATTCAGAAGTCACTCCGTATTTTCTCTGAATTGAGAGCAATCGTTGAAAGCACGAAACAACTGAAGAGTGAGCAGGTGCAAACCGCGCTCTCCAACGGTAATTCCTCTGGAAAACAGTCCAAGCAGGCTCCCGTCGCCACGCCATCCTCGATTGACCTCTTCGAGAAAACCAAAAAAGTACATCCCAGAACACCAGGTCAGTCAGACTACATCAAGAACATTGCCGAGCACGATCTTGTATTTTGTACAGGCCCTGCAGGCTGTGGGAAAACGTTTCTGGCGGTCGCCATGGCCATCAATGCACTGCGGACGGAACAGGTCCGTAAGATTGTACTCGTGCGTCCTGCCGTTGAAGCGGGTGAAAAGCTCGGCTTTCTGCCGGGAGACATGCTGGCAAAGGTGAACCCGTTTTTGCGTCCACTGCTCGATGCACTCGGCAGCCTGCTCGATTACGATCAGGTCACTCGATACATGGAAAATGATATCGTCGAGGTCGTCCCTCTGGCATTCATGCGTGGGCGAACTCTGGACAACACATTCATTATTATGGATGAAGCACAGAACTCGACGGTCACCCAGATGAAAATGTTCCTGACCCGGATGGGCATGGGTTCAAAAATTGTGGTCACTGGAGATATTTCGCAAATCGACTTACCACCTGACGTTTCCTGCGGCATGACAGATGCCATCAATCGTCTGCGAAACATTAAAGGCGTGGGAGTCACTCAATTAAAAAACGAAGATATTGTAAGACACAGACTGGTCGGAGAAATCGTGAAGGCCTACCAGAACGAAGACACTCTCGTACACTAG
- a CDS encoding ExeA family protein codes for MYETNFGFTDRPFTVSPSPACYFEAAEHQHVLEELLVTISSLNGITILTGDAGTGKTAVCRQLVARLEDQFQIQFVEHCNFPTVRALLQTLLYNLTDCYEKVSEQELRLALTAEVRSSFLNHGQPLLVLVDEAHLLSVSFLEELRVLSDIAFDGKPALQLLLCGQTSLEETLIQPALSSLNQRIGCQVYLDRMTRQESEAYIAYRIQRVSTDKRSCFTDEAIKFITHVSDGLPRCLNQICDHSLMLAYLQDSAVVNEPIAREAFTDLQQLPLHWNDPLPAASPLDELRKSQTGSGSKPAQADSTLEAYEAGYEIDSDLEDQLNQLVENLEEDSVSVSEDSSWDSADLFSFGEGIEAIEIGSESEREEIREAVPELQNQRETPAPVESEPVEPEQIQAAVPPREIRETVTSPELNAGFTEIIDRYAAIDAGIDPATLPPEPRRKNNQTLQLRPPQFQSVSKPQQVDQEEFISTEESTAAALTEFAEIFDMDAAEIPDVPAFDFDNAELNHLSSDVLEELSREISGGDGSFEDLLAAQVYEVCAESRKGLFNALNDIRNYSETTSIEVSEEELEIYDAVQPEYEEPGYSEPESPAFSSEQFDLPSGNSVRIDSQTATHNRSSATAHLKGPALGRYKNLFSRLRSKQKTS; via the coding sequence ATGTACGAAACAAATTTTGGGTTCACGGATCGACCCTTCACCGTTTCACCTTCACCTGCCTGTTATTTTGAGGCAGCAGAACACCAGCACGTTCTGGAAGAATTACTGGTAACGATTTCAAGTCTGAATGGGATCACAATATTGACCGGTGATGCCGGCACGGGAAAGACGGCTGTCTGTCGGCAGTTGGTTGCACGGCTGGAAGATCAGTTTCAGATTCAGTTTGTAGAACACTGCAATTTTCCGACAGTCAGGGCACTATTGCAGACCCTGCTGTACAACCTGACCGACTGTTATGAGAAAGTCAGCGAACAGGAATTGAGACTGGCTTTGACGGCGGAAGTCCGTTCCTCCTTTTTAAACCATGGTCAGCCTCTACTGGTACTCGTCGACGAAGCACATCTTCTCAGTGTTTCGTTTCTGGAAGAATTACGTGTCCTGTCTGATATTGCCTTCGATGGCAAACCGGCGCTGCAGTTACTGCTATGCGGGCAGACTTCTCTGGAAGAAACATTGATTCAACCTGCCCTGTCCTCTCTGAATCAGCGGATCGGCTGCCAGGTTTATCTGGACCGGATGACACGCCAGGAGTCAGAGGCTTACATCGCCTATCGAATTCAGCGTGTTTCCACAGACAAACGGTCCTGTTTTACAGACGAAGCCATCAAATTTATTACGCATGTCAGTGATGGTCTGCCGCGCTGTCTGAACCAGATCTGCGATCACAGCCTGATGCTGGCCTATTTACAGGACTCTGCTGTTGTCAATGAGCCGATTGCCCGGGAAGCCTTTACCGATCTGCAACAACTGCCGTTACACTGGAATGATCCACTGCCTGCCGCCTCTCCACTGGATGAGTTACGTAAAAGCCAGACCGGTTCCGGCTCAAAACCAGCACAGGCAGACTCGACCCTGGAGGCATATGAAGCAGGGTACGAGATTGATTCTGATCTGGAAGATCAGCTGAATCAACTGGTGGAAAATTTAGAAGAGGATTCAGTGTCCGTTTCAGAAGACTCCAGCTGGGATTCCGCTGATTTATTCTCCTTTGGAGAAGGGATTGAGGCGATCGAAATCGGCAGCGAATCAGAAAGAGAAGAGATCCGGGAAGCAGTACCGGAATTACAGAACCAGCGTGAAACACCTGCCCCGGTAGAGAGTGAGCCTGTAGAACCTGAACAGATTCAGGCGGCTGTTCCTCCGCGGGAAATCAGGGAAACAGTTACATCTCCAGAACTGAATGCCGGTTTCACTGAGATCATTGATCGCTATGCCGCCATTGATGCCGGCATTGACCCTGCGACTCTACCGCCAGAACCACGCAGAAAAAACAATCAGACTCTGCAACTGCGACCTCCTCAGTTTCAATCTGTGTCGAAACCGCAGCAGGTCGACCAGGAAGAATTCATATCGACAGAAGAGTCCACTGCTGCTGCCTTAACCGAATTTGCAGAAATATTTGATATGGATGCAGCGGAAATTCCAGATGTGCCGGCGTTTGATTTTGATAATGCAGAGCTGAACCATCTGAGTTCCGATGTACTGGAAGAACTCTCGCGGGAAATCTCAGGAGGAGACGGTTCGTTTGAAGACCTGCTGGCCGCTCAAGTCTATGAAGTCTGTGCGGAGAGCCGGAAAGGGTTGTTCAACGCTCTGAATGATATTCGAAACTATTCCGAAACGACGTCTATCGAAGTGTCTGAAGAAGAACTTGAGATTTATGATGCCGTTCAGCCTGAATATGAAGAACCTGGATACTCCGAGCCGGAAAGCCCTGCTTTCTCCAGTGAACAGTTCGATCTGCCATCAGGCAACTCAGTCCGCATCGATTCTCAGACCGCTACACACAACCGGTCTTCAGCAACTGCCCACCTGAAAGGTCCGGCACTGGGACGATATAAGAATCTGTTCAGCCGTCTGCGAAGTAAACAGAAGACGAGCTGA
- a CDS encoding LysM peptidoglycan-binding domain-containing protein: MHQDKKVGLALALLVIGFVAAFCLRQDRNTTVQIPELNDPHYLNEQIADKDRTPYLDTQSKKTIETQLGNDQAFTSLTDNSEPSGNSQVAVPTISHTTPAGQNGTASKAERWGPIPEFLKDVDLPQEQFSSPEPSDSVFEPNPPQPEAKPISQNSTPKPITGIENIKPEHNNAWEVNPSQQRPEPARPAPTPAPQIRIHTVKAGETLSEISIRYLGTSRKYREIFNLNRDQLRSPNDIREGMKLRIPVYRAPETAPQSANRQTNVESPVMTGKRTMGQMVSQPTLKSDAASSTVQFEGLIESLSTAPSKKTMGQLDQQEMIQELEESVQTEKLPAGIKKVPDNYRKFIPVPRSPFTHNNGATSGSGRSLSQVQPENVDQIVDDLFGEQTEPASQTAQPKTYTIQPGDTLESIALEIYGKRSVAFKIYQQNRDLLKNANYIRPGMKLQLP; encoded by the coding sequence ATGCATCAAGATAAAAAAGTAGGTTTAGCACTGGCATTGCTGGTGATTGGTTTTGTAGCGGCATTCTGTTTGAGGCAGGATCGCAATACAACGGTTCAAATCCCCGAGCTGAACGACCCGCATTACCTCAACGAGCAGATTGCCGATAAGGATCGCACTCCCTATCTGGATACACAGTCAAAAAAAACTATTGAAACCCAACTGGGAAATGATCAGGCTTTTACATCGCTGACAGACAATAGCGAGCCCTCCGGAAACTCCCAGGTTGCCGTCCCGACCATTTCGCATACGACTCCTGCCGGACAGAACGGTACTGCTTCCAAAGCGGAGCGCTGGGGGCCGATTCCTGAATTTCTGAAGGATGTCGATCTGCCTCAAGAGCAGTTTTCGAGCCCGGAGCCTTCCGATTCGGTATTTGAACCGAATCCGCCTCAACCCGAGGCAAAGCCCATATCACAAAATTCAACACCAAAGCCGATTACCGGTATCGAGAATATCAAGCCGGAACATAATAACGCGTGGGAAGTGAATCCGTCACAACAGAGACCGGAACCTGCCCGCCCTGCACCAACGCCGGCTCCTCAAATCCGGATTCATACGGTCAAGGCAGGAGAAACACTCTCTGAAATTTCGATTCGCTACCTGGGGACCAGTCGCAAATACCGTGAGATATTCAATCTGAACCGTGACCAGCTTCGTAGTCCTAACGACATCCGTGAGGGAATGAAGCTGAGGATTCCTGTCTACCGCGCTCCGGAAACAGCACCTCAGTCTGCTAATCGACAGACGAATGTGGAATCTCCGGTGATGACCGGCAAGCGGACGATGGGGCAAATGGTGTCTCAGCCGACTCTGAAATCAGATGCTGCTTCTTCAACAGTTCAGTTCGAAGGATTGATAGAGTCGCTTTCCACCGCTCCCTCGAAAAAAACAATGGGTCAACTGGATCAGCAAGAGATGATTCAGGAGTTGGAAGAGTCCGTTCAAACTGAGAAACTTCCAGCAGGAATAAAAAAGGTCCCGGATAACTATCGAAAATTTATTCCCGTACCCCGCTCTCCCTTTACTCATAATAATGGAGCGACTTCGGGTTCGGGCCGTTCCCTGTCCCAGGTTCAACCAGAGAACGTGGATCAGATCGTTGATGATCTGTTCGGTGAGCAGACTGAGCCAGCCAGTCAGACGGCACAGCCGAAAACCTATACGATTCAGCCTGGCGACACCCTCGAATCCATTGCACTGGAAATCTACGGTAAACGTTCTGTTGCCTTCAAAATTTATCAGCAGAACCGGGATCTTCTGAAGAACGCCAATTATATCCGTCCGGGAATGAAGCTGCAGCTGCCGTAA
- a CDS encoding MBL fold metallo-hydrolase, with translation MQQESNLFSQKPGEFITLGTGTSVGIPIVGCDCEVCQSPDPKNQRGRTSVYIGAPEGGFLIDTPPELRLQLLREHIPWVHAVLYTHSHADHIFGLDDVRISGYRLEKSIELYCEEAVEEQIRGSFNYAFEEPTHNRHHMSRPHLDFKTISLEPFDLLGLRIQPIRLMHGTLPILGYRINNIAFCTDVSEIPEESWQYLEGLDYLILDALRIKPHPTHFCLEQSLEVVERVKPKRTYFTHISHSLEHEETNANLPDHVELAYDGLSLPLHGLAAEH, from the coding sequence ATGCAACAGGAATCGAATTTATTTTCTCAGAAACCAGGTGAGTTCATCACGCTGGGCACTGGGACCAGCGTGGGGATCCCCATTGTTGGCTGTGATTGTGAAGTCTGTCAGTCACCTGACCCCAAAAATCAGCGAGGGCGCACTTCTGTTTATATCGGTGCCCCGGAAGGGGGCTTTCTGATCGACACTCCACCGGAGCTCAGGTTGCAACTGCTGCGAGAACATATTCCCTGGGTGCACGCCGTATTATATACCCACAGCCACGCCGATCATATTTTCGGTCTCGATGATGTGCGCATCAGCGGATACCGGCTGGAAAAGTCCATCGAGCTCTATTGCGAAGAAGCCGTGGAAGAACAGATCCGGGGTTCCTTCAACTATGCATTCGAGGAACCGACACACAATCGACATCATATGTCGCGCCCTCATCTTGATTTCAAAACGATCTCACTGGAACCGTTTGATCTGTTGGGACTCAGAATCCAGCCGATTCGACTGATGCATGGTACTCTGCCGATCCTTGGATACCGGATCAACAACATTGCATTCTGTACTGATGTCAGTGAAATACCCGAGGAGAGCTGGCAGTACCTGGAAGGACTGGATTACCTGATTCTTGATGCGCTGCGGATTAAACCACACCCCACGCATTTTTGCCTGGAACAGAGCCTGGAAGTGGTCGAACGGGTCAAACCCAAACGGACTTACTTTACACACATCTCGCACTCGCTGGAACACGAAGAAACAAATGCGAATCTGCCCGATCATGTCGAACTCGCATACGACGGCCTGTCATTACCACTCCACGGACTGGCTGCAGAACATTAG
- a CDS encoding DUF1444 family protein has translation MSDFHLEQWAQYTGPANWYSLAFPSDWIKDDQDGVLQLSPPGGNATLTISCHWKSVLPHTQSGAGLDVDFDQLFVRHRNISKRPPLAIEHESVAYSGEAIIKKNSSWWKSLLTQSAFFQKNWHHWNLWLIRERSIQMVVTFFYEPQDHEELFDTVQRILHSVELNLNPANPPELFAHDVLQLARKKFPLISSQIIPGFRIKFGESELNLNNFYRSYLSAPEDYEQNIVSALATVLQINEWGDEQTEPELIDIQDRIMPILISQESWKTHFPNFVGENWIANLAILYVVDESRAYWYIHEKLLHKWQISQEVLHEIALANLDHYFLQNEIELICMSREEGPNMIIQNKADAYNASQVLSPSFYRQARKFLGSEFLAGVPNRDFLLALSLSESQVIEKIQHNIANDYLNMDHPLTDQLLVVTADGVSEYCGVS, from the coding sequence TTGTCGGACTTTCATCTCGAACAATGGGCGCAATACACCGGTCCCGCCAACTGGTATTCTCTCGCATTTCCTTCCGATTGGATTAAGGATGATCAGGATGGAGTACTTCAACTCAGCCCACCCGGTGGGAACGCCACGTTAACAATCAGTTGCCACTGGAAATCGGTCCTCCCTCACACACAGTCCGGAGCAGGCCTTGATGTCGATTTCGATCAGCTTTTTGTCAGACATCGGAATATTAGCAAACGACCGCCGCTGGCGATTGAACATGAATCAGTGGCCTATTCCGGTGAAGCCATCATTAAGAAGAATTCATCCTGGTGGAAGTCGTTGCTGACACAGTCTGCCTTTTTTCAGAAAAACTGGCATCACTGGAATCTCTGGCTGATCCGCGAACGCTCCATTCAAATGGTCGTCACGTTTTTTTACGAACCCCAGGATCATGAAGAACTGTTTGATACCGTGCAGAGAATTCTGCATTCGGTTGAATTGAATTTAAATCCGGCAAATCCTCCCGAACTGTTTGCCCACGATGTCCTGCAACTGGCCCGGAAAAAATTTCCCTTGATTTCTTCGCAGATTATTCCCGGCTTTCGCATCAAATTTGGTGAATCGGAACTGAATCTGAACAATTTTTACCGGTCATACCTGAGCGCTCCAGAAGACTACGAACAGAATATTGTCTCCGCACTGGCAACCGTACTGCAAATCAATGAATGGGGGGATGAACAGACAGAACCGGAACTGATCGACATTCAGGACCGCATCATGCCGATCCTGATCTCGCAGGAATCATGGAAAACTCATTTCCCGAACTTTGTCGGCGAGAACTGGATCGCAAACCTGGCCATTCTCTACGTGGTGGATGAATCCCGGGCTTACTGGTATATTCATGAAAAGCTGCTGCATAAGTGGCAGATCAGCCAGGAAGTCTTGCACGAAATCGCGCTGGCCAATCTGGATCATTATTTTCTACAGAACGAAATTGAGCTGATCTGCATGTCGCGGGAAGAGGGCCCTAATATGATTATTCAGAACAAGGCAGACGCGTATAATGCAAGCCAGGTCCTGAGTCCCTCATTTTACCGGCAGGCTCGTAAGTTTCTGGGAAGCGAATTTCTGGCAGGTGTCCCTAATCGTGATTTTTTACTGGCACTGAGTCTGAGTGAATCGCAGGTCATCGAAAAAATTCAGCATAATATCGCCAACGATTATCTGAATATGGACCATCCACTCACCGATCAGTTACTGGTAGTCACAGCAGACGGGGTCAGCGAATATTGTGGCGTGAGCTGA